Proteins encoded together in one Bacteroides ovatus window:
- a CDS encoding DUF4992 family lipoprotein, with protein sequence MKSKMKIKMKIAGKLWGLSAILLFVSCAKGFDDNETFSGGVTNAQLESPVIDDNSFSTLTNSDGTESVKITWPVVMGAGGYLLNVDLIEDPADPTVTTENPVVVMQDSVVDGSSVVFTKTEDATYKIKIKTLGNEKLNNKEAQESTDFKYVALVPATTIPVGEDIAEYINNQLKDSDKEQAFALEAGKSYVLNGIVDFRLNVITLRSTDKDNRPTVKVGASGGFMTQAGLKIKFINFDCSEMTGAGFLTLSGEPSETISIKSLGYDKDEANQDGYIINKPVIIQECNIKNLQNSLLYGNKKPWTLRDFRITDCIVQMNNAGSNGVINLYGATGTIKDMTIKNSTFYNLVKNSSAYFIRYQNNSQPWKYFGKSDNTSTHIISNNTFCKTFSNKDFGNNIPNDKTSMTQKVEYNIFYDVYRLYQYLQSNNKKSTVGNTIWGVDGGTPNGNDTGGRKDDNGNPFATLEDPAFVGPFLQELDLLKTNGGVDFEPKGAEAVKNKGGDPRWYK encoded by the coding sequence ATGAAGAGTAAAATGAAGATTAAAATGAAGATTGCCGGAAAGTTATGGGGCTTGTCAGCAATTCTTTTATTCGTTTCTTGTGCTAAAGGTTTTGATGATAATGAAACCTTTTCTGGAGGTGTGACAAATGCACAGTTGGAATCGCCGGTTATCGACGATAATAGCTTTTCAACCTTAACAAACTCTGATGGTACAGAAAGTGTAAAGATAACGTGGCCGGTAGTTATGGGAGCTGGAGGATATTTGCTTAATGTAGATCTTATAGAAGATCCGGCAGACCCTACAGTTACTACAGAGAATCCTGTTGTTGTGATGCAAGATAGTGTTGTAGATGGTTCATCTGTTGTATTTACGAAAACAGAAGATGCTACCTATAAAATAAAAATAAAGACACTTGGCAATGAAAAACTGAACAATAAGGAAGCACAAGAGAGTACTGATTTTAAATATGTTGCATTGGTGCCTGCTACAACAATTCCTGTAGGTGAAGATATAGCTGAATATATTAATAATCAATTGAAAGATAGTGATAAAGAACAAGCTTTTGCTTTGGAAGCAGGTAAGTCTTATGTTCTGAATGGTATTGTTGATTTTAGATTGAATGTGATTACACTTCGTAGTACTGATAAAGATAATCGTCCAACGGTAAAAGTTGGAGCTAGCGGAGGATTTATGACGCAAGCTGGATTGAAAATTAAATTCATTAATTTTGATTGTTCAGAAATGACTGGTGCTGGTTTTTTAACTCTAAGTGGAGAACCTAGTGAAACAATATCAATAAAGAGTTTAGGCTATGATAAAGATGAAGCTAATCAAGATGGTTATATCATCAATAAGCCTGTAATTATTCAGGAATGTAATATCAAAAATCTGCAGAATAGCTTGCTTTATGGTAATAAAAAACCATGGACTTTACGTGATTTCCGTATTACAGATTGCATCGTACAGATGAATAATGCTGGCTCTAATGGGGTTATTAATTTATATGGTGCTACGGGTACAATTAAAGATATGACTATTAAGAATAGTACATTTTATAATTTAGTGAAAAATAGTTCTGCTTATTTTATTCGTTATCAAAATAACTCACAACCTTGGAAATATTTTGGCAAGAGTGATAATACTTCAACTCACATTATATCCAATAATACATTCTGTAAGACTTTTTCAAATAAAGACTTTGGCAATAATATACCTAATGATAAGACCTCAATGACACAAAAAGTTGAATACAATATATTCTATGATGTATATCGTTTATATCAGTATCTTCAAAGTAATAATAAGAAATCAACTGTTGGCAATACTATTTGGGGAGTTGATGGTGGAACTCCTAATGGCAATGATACAGGAGGACGAAAAGATGATAATGGTAATCCGTTTGCTACACTTGAAGACCCTGCGTTCGTAGGTCCTTTCTTGCAGGAACTTGACTTATTAAAAACTAACGGTGGTGTTGATTTTGAACCTAAAGGTGCAGAAGCTGTAAAAAATAAAGGTGGTGACCCTCGTTGGTATAAATAA
- a CDS encoding SusC/RagA family TonB-linked outer membrane protein, which translates to MKHNNIIKLCLGIFLAFTMALPAIAQKTQTFKGVVVDTTGEPIIGASVKVVGTTTGTITDLDGKFMVVVPSGKQVEISYIGYITQVLSDFKQTKIELKEDTQQLDEVVVVGYGTQKKAHLTGAIATVPMDDIQDLASGNLASTLSGMVNGLSVSGGDARPGENARINIRQNDVLSDIGGTASEPLYVIDGYIYPVEVKIGDVTENLGATAFNNLDPSVIESISVLKDAAAAVYGARAANGVILVTTKRGKQGAPKISYSGTFGVVDEVSRAKMLNAYQYGQLWNAVRAADPTDVSINLQNDLFQADELNAMKGLNYDLLDKYWKAALTQKHSINMTGGSERANYFGGISYFDQDGNLGNLDYNRWNYRAGVDVKISKWLKASLQVSGDYGKKNKPNVKVGGSNDEKDYNLLLVRPYYIPEEVNGIPIVPYGISNSQVSSSQNYSFSLLQNAGDYNRTETSNMNINAGLEYDFGWNKWLKGLKLKFSYSKSINSTKNNQYGSSYELYYMSKRAGSGNHLYTPIQGQESLYEELLAENNFLLANNGSAINNASGDPYLSRTMSRADNYQMNFTATYNRDFGSHHIGALFSIEKSEAESEYLVGQVTNPYEFTNGQSNLVQYNSASTTEFKRAESGTLSYIGRVNYAYADKYLFEFLLRSDASTKFAPENYWGVFPSVSAGWIISQEEWFKKSVKWVDYLKVRASFGLTGRDNTKAWQWMQNYAVDKDKGPIFGVNTSTNAGNHITINKEISAVNRDAHWDKSYKANFGLDFNVLNNRLSFNIDGYYEWNREMLLPYSASIPGTVGTQSANFNYGELDTYGMELSVTWRDKIGKDFKYKVSVNTGYTDNKVLMMDWETNQRYMKIHEGSRTDMGTWGMQCLGMFRSYQDIDEYFTKYNITSYMGMTKDNVKPGMLIYKDIRGAEQTDGTYAGPDGVVSYENDQVRLSNRSNPYGFTTNLSAEWKGISLSAQISASWGGYSFVPTSALKIGNMVGSGSGSYTDLEYTNMPSFWNTDNMFVYNDVVDASGNVVVKANRNAKYPNLRWGSVNSVNSTFWRVSGTRVSMNRLTLAYAIPSKFTRLIGIESCRFNVTGQNLFSFYNPYPDNFIDPMTSYGSYPTLRKFTIGVNVTF; encoded by the coding sequence ATGAAACATAATAATATAATTAAATTGTGCCTTGGCATATTTCTGGCTTTCACAATGGCTTTGCCTGCTATTGCCCAGAAAACACAGACATTCAAAGGTGTAGTGGTAGATACGACGGGGGAACCTATTATTGGTGCTTCTGTGAAGGTGGTAGGTACAACTACTGGGACTATAACTGATTTGGATGGTAAATTTATGGTTGTTGTTCCATCTGGAAAACAGGTTGAAATATCTTATATAGGGTATATAACACAGGTATTATCAGATTTTAAGCAGACTAAGATTGAACTGAAAGAAGATACGCAGCAGTTAGATGAGGTTGTAGTGGTAGGTTATGGTACGCAGAAAAAAGCGCATCTAACAGGAGCTATTGCTACTGTACCTATGGATGATATTCAGGATCTTGCTTCCGGTAACTTGGCAAGTACGTTGAGTGGTATGGTAAATGGACTTAGCGTTAGTGGTGGAGATGCGCGACCTGGTGAGAATGCTCGGATTAATATTCGTCAAAATGATGTTTTATCAGATATTGGTGGTACTGCTTCAGAACCATTATATGTTATTGATGGGTATATTTATCCTGTAGAAGTGAAAATTGGTGATGTTACAGAAAACTTAGGAGCAACTGCATTTAATAATTTGGATCCGTCTGTAATTGAAAGTATTTCGGTTTTGAAAGATGCTGCGGCTGCTGTATACGGTGCTCGTGCTGCCAATGGTGTTATATTGGTTACTACTAAGAGAGGTAAACAAGGTGCACCTAAGATCTCATATAGTGGAACTTTTGGCGTTGTGGATGAGGTTTCGCGTGCTAAGATGTTGAATGCTTACCAATATGGTCAACTTTGGAATGCTGTACGTGCGGCTGATCCGACTGACGTATCTATTAATTTGCAAAATGATTTGTTTCAGGCAGACGAGTTGAATGCAATGAAAGGTTTGAATTATGACTTGTTGGACAAATACTGGAAAGCGGCATTGACACAAAAACATAGTATCAATATGACCGGTGGTTCAGAAAGAGCTAATTATTTTGGAGGAATATCTTATTTTGATCAAGATGGTAATCTTGGTAATCTGGATTATAACCGTTGGAACTATCGTGCTGGTGTTGATGTGAAGATTAGTAAATGGTTAAAAGCAAGTCTTCAGGTTTCAGGTGACTATGGAAAGAAAAACAAACCGAATGTGAAGGTTGGAGGTAGTAATGACGAGAAAGACTATAATCTTCTGTTAGTTCGTCCATATTATATTCCTGAAGAAGTGAATGGTATTCCAATCGTGCCTTATGGTATTAGCAATTCACAGGTAAGTTCTTCGCAAAACTATTCATTTTCTCTGCTTCAAAACGCAGGGGATTATAATAGAACAGAAACATCGAATATGAACATTAATGCGGGACTGGAATATGATTTTGGATGGAATAAATGGTTGAAAGGGTTAAAACTAAAATTCTCTTATTCAAAGAGTATCAATTCTACAAAAAACAATCAATATGGTTCGTCATATGAACTTTATTATATGTCCAAACGTGCTGGAAGTGGAAATCATTTGTATACACCTATCCAAGGGCAGGAATCTCTTTATGAAGAGTTGCTGGCAGAAAACAATTTCTTACTAGCTAATAATGGTTCTGCTATAAACAATGCCAGTGGGGATCCTTATTTGTCTCGTACAATGAGCCGTGCTGATAATTATCAGATGAACTTCACTGCAACTTATAACCGTGATTTTGGTAGTCATCATATAGGTGCTTTGTTTTCTATTGAAAAATCAGAGGCTGAAAGTGAATATTTAGTGGGACAGGTTACTAATCCTTATGAATTTACCAATGGACAATCGAATCTAGTTCAATATAATAGTGCGTCTACTACAGAATTTAAACGTGCAGAGTCTGGTACATTATCATATATTGGTCGTGTGAACTATGCATATGCTGATAAATACTTGTTTGAGTTCCTGCTTCGCTCGGATGCATCAACCAAGTTTGCTCCTGAAAATTATTGGGGAGTTTTTCCTTCAGTTTCTGCTGGTTGGATTATATCACAAGAAGAATGGTTTAAAAAGAGTGTGAAATGGGTTGATTATTTGAAAGTACGAGCTTCATTTGGTTTAACAGGTCGGGATAATACGAAAGCATGGCAATGGATGCAGAACTATGCGGTTGATAAAGATAAAGGACCTATATTTGGTGTTAATACATCAACAAACGCTGGTAATCATATAACTATTAATAAAGAAATATCCGCTGTAAACCGTGATGCACACTGGGATAAGTCATATAAAGCAAACTTTGGTTTGGATTTCAATGTGTTGAATAACCGTTTATCATTCAATATTGATGGTTATTATGAGTGGAATCGCGAAATGTTACTCCCATATTCAGCTTCTATTCCAGGTACAGTAGGAACACAGTCTGCGAATTTTAATTATGGAGAGTTGGACACATATGGTATGGAGTTATCTGTGACTTGGAGAGATAAAATAGGAAAAGATTTTAAATATAAAGTGTCTGTGAATACCGGGTATACGGATAATAAGGTACTTATGATGGACTGGGAAACCAATCAACGTTATATGAAGATTCATGAAGGCAGTCGTACCGATATGGGAACATGGGGAATGCAGTGTCTTGGTATGTTCCGTAGTTATCAAGATATAGATGAATATTTCACCAAATATAATATTACATCATATATGGGTATGACTAAGGATAATGTAAAACCTGGTATGTTAATATATAAAGATATTCGTGGTGCAGAACAGACCGACGGAACTTATGCTGGACCAGATGGAGTTGTAAGTTATGAAAATGATCAAGTTCGTTTGTCAAACCGAAGTAATCCTTATGGTTTCACTACAAATTTGAGTGCAGAATGGAAAGGTATTTCTTTGTCTGCACAGATAAGCGCAAGTTGGGGAGGATATAGTTTTGTCCCAACATCGGCACTTAAGATCGGTAATATGGTTGGTTCAGGATCGGGTTCGTATACAGACTTGGAATATACCAATATGCCATCCTTCTGGAATACAGATAATATGTTTGTTTATAATGATGTAGTTGATGCGTCAGGTAATGTGGTTGTAAAAGCTAATCGCAATGCAAAATATCCTAACTTAAGATGGGGTAGTGTTAATAGTGTGAATTCAACATTTTGGAGAGTGAGTGGAACTCGCGTTAGCATGAATCGCTTAACATTAGCATATGCCATACCATCGAAGTTTACAAGATTGATAGGTATCGAAAGTTGTCGTTTTAATGTAACAGGACAAAACTTATTTAGTTTCTATAATCCTTATCCTGATAATTTTATAGATCCTATGACTTCTTATGGTAGTTATCCTACTTTGCGTAAGTTTACTATTGGTGTAAATGTGACATTCTAA
- a CDS encoding RagB/SusD family nutrient uptake outer membrane protein translates to MKRKNIIAFSVALMAIGAFTSCSDEFLQDKKNYDYVDASTYNTFSGAKARVDDIYAWCLPNTSSEPSWKYNSTGAADLQSKSTEEYSGFGSFVDPDAPMTSQSGNNTVPDYFHNSGNNIQASVWGRIRNCNDVIYGIENSTLSEEEKNELLGQVYFFRAWCYYNLVKWYGGVPIITEVQEPVAGAITPRSTTKACVDFICEDLERSAQLLAPFTENGGWPSSDFGRVTSGTALALKGRTLLLYASPLFNRKNDVERWRKAYNEITADLPRINACGYGLANESNAGANASGWANVFSMVDGNTEAVFVTLYNDIATGGVPDFSKNNSWEHGIRPSNAMGGGGKTPSAMMVDMFPMADGKRPSTCNTYTTLEQSSVAYDKNVPFANRDPRFYRTFAFPGVRWAFSGDPKNASNNNPYTGDKYNLWNYVWYANESDRDNEEASSSNTYGADNLLTNAKGFYIRKRSDDLDVNSNARYKFSQANGFKFSGSPYLEIRYAEVLLNYAEAACGAGEMGVAVEQLKKIRARVGYTSANNFGLQTNLSGDQAACFAAILYERQIELAYEGKRFDDLRRWMLFDGGAERAEGAPDTWVPSGWNGNTCTYLGFKQLNGQRRDNLEFRVSSTHESKGLGGTSWEINGVNPDPLKDVTRPDALDLRQADISSQQNKLVEFYNTYLTRKMKKGDAYTTDHTPKYMNFLPRYYFLGFAEGAQKANQTLPQTIGWADYNNGGANGTFDPLAE, encoded by the coding sequence ATGAAAAGAAAAAATATAATAGCTTTCAGTGTTGCTTTAATGGCGATAGGTGCTTTCACTTCATGTAGTGACGAGTTTCTGCAAGATAAAAAAAATTACGACTATGTTGACGCAAGTACATATAATACATTCAGTGGCGCAAAAGCACGTGTAGATGATATATATGCTTGGTGCTTGCCTAATACGAGTTCCGAACCAAGTTGGAAATACAATAGTACCGGAGCAGCCGATTTACAGTCTAAGTCTACAGAAGAGTATAGTGGATTCGGATCATTCGTAGATCCTGACGCTCCGATGACCAGTCAGAGTGGAAACAATACGGTTCCTGATTATTTTCATAATAGTGGTAATAATATTCAGGCAAGTGTTTGGGGACGTATTCGTAATTGCAATGATGTTATTTACGGTATAGAGAATAGTACTCTTTCAGAAGAAGAAAAGAATGAGTTACTCGGACAGGTTTATTTCTTTCGTGCATGGTGTTACTACAACTTAGTGAAATGGTATGGTGGAGTGCCTATAATTACGGAAGTACAGGAACCAGTGGCAGGGGCTATCACTCCTCGTTCTACAACAAAAGCGTGTGTTGATTTTATTTGTGAGGATTTAGAGCGTTCAGCGCAGTTACTTGCTCCGTTTACTGAAAATGGAGGATGGCCTTCAAGTGATTTTGGACGTGTTACTTCCGGTACAGCACTGGCATTGAAAGGACGGACTCTTTTGTTATATGCAAGTCCGTTGTTTAACCGTAAAAATGATGTAGAACGTTGGAGGAAGGCTTATAATGAAATCACTGCTGATTTACCCAGAATAAATGCTTGTGGATATGGTTTAGCTAATGAAAGTAATGCCGGAGCTAATGCTTCAGGTTGGGCGAATGTTTTTTCAATGGTTGATGGCAATACAGAAGCTGTATTCGTAACGCTATATAATGATATAGCCACTGGCGGAGTACCTGATTTTAGTAAAAACAACTCATGGGAACATGGTATTCGGCCATCAAATGCCATGGGAGGTGGTGGCAAAACTCCTTCTGCTATGATGGTTGATATGTTTCCTATGGCTGATGGAAAAAGACCTTCTACGTGCAATACTTATACTACACTAGAGCAATCTTCTGTTGCTTATGATAAAAATGTTCCATTTGCCAATCGTGATCCTCGTTTTTATCGGACGTTTGCTTTCCCTGGAGTACGTTGGGCTTTCAGTGGTGATCCTAAGAACGCAAGCAATAATAATCCTTATACAGGGGATAAGTATAATTTGTGGAACTATGTTTGGTATGCTAATGAGAGTGATAGAGATAATGAAGAGGCTAGTAGCTCTAATACTTATGGTGCGGATAACTTGTTGACAAATGCTAAAGGTTTCTATATACGTAAACGTTCGGATGATTTAGATGTGAATTCGAATGCCAGATATAAATTTAGTCAAGCAAATGGTTTTAAATTTAGTGGCAGCCCATATTTGGAGATTCGTTATGCTGAAGTGTTGTTGAATTATGCAGAAGCTGCATGTGGTGCTGGTGAAATGGGAGTAGCTGTTGAACAATTGAAGAAGATACGTGCTCGTGTAGGATATACATCTGCAAATAATTTCGGTTTACAGACCAACTTGTCAGGTGACCAAGCTGCATGTTTTGCTGCCATCTTGTACGAACGTCAGATTGAATTGGCTTATGAAGGAAAACGTTTTGATGACTTACGCCGTTGGATGTTGTTTGATGGTGGTGCAGAAAGAGCAGAAGGTGCTCCTGACACATGGGTTCCGTCTGGTTGGAATGGAAACACTTGCACTTATTTAGGTTTTAAACAACTCAATGGGCAACGCCGTGATAATCTTGAATTCCGTGTTAGTAGTACTCATGAGAGTAAAGGGCTTGGTGGTACATCGTGGGAAATAAATGGAGTAAATCCAGACCCTTTAAAAGATGTAACACGTCCGGATGCATTAGATTTGAGACAAGCGGATATTTCCAGTCAACAGAATAAGTTAGTTGAGTTTTATAATACTTATTTGACGCGTAAAATGAAGAAAGGTGATGCATATACTACTGATCATACACCTAAATATATGAATTTTCTTCCTAGATATTACTTCCTAGGTTTTGCGGAAGGAGCTCAAAAGGCTAATCAGACATTGCCACAGACTATTGGTTGGGCAGATTATAATAATGGTGGTGCTAACGGTACTTTCGATCCATTAGCAGAATAA
- a CDS encoding thrombospondin type 3 repeat-containing protein, whose amino-acid sequence MKKKQVLLAVFAATMLTPTVAWAQYPQITGEAKENYTKMMTEERKRSDEAWAKALPIVQKEAKEGRPYIPWAGRPYDLPQADIPSFPGAEGGGMYSFGGRGGKVITVTNLNDRGPGSFREACETGGARIIVFNVAGIIRLESPIIVRAPYVTIAGQTAPGDGVCIAGESFWVDTHDVVVRHMRFRRGETKVWHRDDSFGGNPVGNIMIDHCSCTWGLDENISFYRHMYDPSEGQYESKDLKLPTVNVTIQNTISAKALDTYNHAFGSTLGGENCAFARNLWASNSGRNPSIGWNGIFNFVNNVVFNWVHRSSDGGDYTAMFNMINNYYKPGPATPKDSNVGHRILKPEAGRSKLDHKEYGRVYADGNIMEGYPEITKDNWNGGIQIETQPNTDGYTEYMRSYKPFEMPYINIMGAKDAYDYVLKHVGANIPCRDIVDERVIEEVRTGIPYYEKKLPKDAYGDLTGLSPKSMGEDGQFKYRRLPKDSYKQGIITDVRQMGGYPEYKGTPYVDTDKDGMPDEWEIANGLNPNDPSDANKDCTGDGYTNIEKYINGISTKHKVDWRDMKNNYDTLAEKGKLM is encoded by the coding sequence ATGAAGAAGAAACAGGTACTTTTAGCAGTTTTTGCTGCAACAATGTTGACTCCGACCGTTGCATGGGCGCAATACCCACAAATAACCGGCGAAGCCAAAGAAAATTATACAAAGATGATGACTGAAGAGCGGAAGCGCTCTGATGAAGCATGGGCGAAGGCACTTCCAATAGTGCAGAAAGAAGCGAAGGAAGGACGTCCATATATTCCTTGGGCTGGTCGTCCGTACGATTTGCCGCAGGCTGATATCCCTTCATTCCCAGGTGCCGAAGGTGGTGGTATGTATAGTTTCGGTGGCCGTGGCGGCAAAGTGATAACTGTTACAAATCTGAATGATCGTGGACCGGGCTCTTTCCGTGAGGCATGTGAAACTGGCGGTGCACGTATTATTGTGTTCAATGTTGCCGGTATCATCCGTCTGGAATCTCCGATTATCGTCCGTGCTCCCTATGTAACCATTGCAGGGCAAACAGCTCCGGGAGACGGTGTTTGTATTGCCGGCGAGTCATTTTGGGTAGACACACATGATGTTGTTGTACGTCATATGCGTTTCCGTCGTGGAGAAACGAAAGTATGGCATCGCGATGACTCTTTCGGAGGTAATCCTGTTGGTAATATAATGATCGACCACTGTTCCTGTACATGGGGATTGGATGAAAACATTTCTTTCTATCGCCACATGTACGACCCGAGTGAAGGACAATATGAAAGCAAAGACTTGAAACTTCCTACTGTAAACGTAACTATTCAAAATACTATCTCGGCAAAAGCGTTGGATACATACAATCATGCGTTTGGTAGCACGTTAGGTGGTGAGAATTGTGCATTTGCCCGTAACCTTTGGGCTAGTAACTCCGGACGTAATCCTTCTATCGGTTGGAATGGCATATTCAATTTCGTTAATAATGTAGTATTCAATTGGGTGCACCGTTCTTCTGATGGTGGTGATTATACCGCTATGTTCAATATGATTAACAACTACTACAAACCGGGACCTGCTACTCCTAAGGATTCCAATGTAGGACATCGTATCTTGAAACCGGAAGCAGGACGTAGTAAGCTGGATCATAAAGAATATGGGCGAGTATATGCCGACGGAAATATAATGGAAGGCTATCCTGAAATAACTAAAGACAACTGGAATGGCGGTATTCAGATTGAAACTCAACCGAACACTGACGGATATACTGAATACATGCGTAGCTATAAGCCGTTCGAGATGCCGTATATCAATATCATGGGGGCTAAAGATGCTTATGACTATGTATTGAAACATGTAGGTGCGAATATTCCTTGTCGTGATATTGTTGACGAACGTGTGATTGAAGAAGTAAGAACAGGTATTCCTTATTATGAAAAGAAACTTCCTAAAGACGCTTATGGTGACTTGACAGGTTTGTCTCCTAAGTCAATGGGGGAAGACGGACAGTTCAAGTATCGTCGTTTGCCGAAAGATTCTTATAAGCAGGGTATTATTACTGATGTTCGCCAGATGGGTGGTTATCCTGAATACAAAGGTACTCCTTATGTTGATACAGACAAAGATGGTATGCCGGACGAATGGGAAATTGCTAACGGATTAAATCCGAACGATCCGAGTGATGCCAATAAAGACTGTACTGGTGACGGATATACGAATATTGAAAAATATATCAACGGTATCAGCACAAAGCATAAAGTAGATTGGAGAGATATGAAGAACAACTACGATACATTGGCTGAAAAAGGAAAATTAATGTAA
- a CDS encoding DUF3826 domain-containing protein, with amino-acid sequence MKKILILSLLFISGWMSAQAVDLNKENRDPEYVKSIVGRSQKIVDKLGLTDAKIAEDVRNVIANRYFELNDIYEVRDAKVKKVKESGLTGEAKNEALKAAENEKDAALYRSHFAFPANLSLFLDEKQIEAVKDGMTYGVVKVTYDSHLDMIPTLKEEEKAQIYAWLIEAREFALDAENSNKKHAAFGKYKGRINNYLAKRGYDLKKEREEWYKRIKARGGSI; translated from the coding sequence ATGAAAAAGATACTGATACTATCATTGCTTTTTATTTCCGGTTGGATGTCTGCGCAGGCAGTCGACTTAAATAAAGAGAATCGTGATCCTGAATATGTAAAGTCTATTGTCGGCCGATCACAAAAGATCGTTGATAAACTCGGACTTACAGATGCGAAAATAGCCGAAGATGTTCGCAATGTCATAGCCAATCGTTACTTCGAATTAAATGATATTTATGAGGTACGGGATGCGAAAGTCAAGAAAGTAAAAGAATCCGGGTTGACTGGTGAGGCTAAAAATGAAGCTTTGAAAGCTGCGGAAAATGAAAAAGATGCGGCACTATATCGTTCACATTTCGCTTTTCCTGCCAATTTATCTCTCTTTCTTGATGAAAAGCAAATAGAAGCTGTTAAAGATGGCATGACTTATGGAGTAGTAAAAGTGACTTATGACTCACATCTGGACATGATTCCTACTTTGAAAGAAGAAGAAAAAGCTCAAATTTATGCTTGGTTGATAGAGGCCCGTGAATTTGCGTTGGATGCAGAAAATTCGAATAAGAAACACGCTGCTTTCGGAAAATACAAAGGACGTATCAACAACTATCTGGCTAAACGTGGATATGACCTGAAGAAAGAACGAGAGGAATGGTATAAACGTATAAA